ATACTCTCTGCAACAATTCTCTATCTTTGTGTGAAATAGACTTTTGCAACATGAGGGTCTACTCTGTACAACCCTCTAACCTTCCTTCCTAGCTTCATGGTTGTGTTGGTTGTGCTGTCCCTGAGGTACACaccatttttgtcaaaaataaaggaACAAGGGTAATCATCAGTGAATTTTGACACTGatagaagatttttcttaatCTTAGGAACAATCAGCACATCATTTAGAGGCAAGGCAGTAATTGCAGTATTCAGTATTGCATTACCAATGTATTTGACAGGTAAACACAGACCATTACCTATCATGACTGTATCAGCATTGTTATTTTTAGAAAGACTATGAAGTATACCAATATTGGAGGTATTATGGGTTGTTGCTCCAGTGTCTGGATACCATTCTTGATCATTTGCCTCCTCGATATGTAGTGCTGCTAGTGCGGTTGGTATATCCTCAGCTTGATAGGAATTATCAAACCGATACCAATAATGTAAGGCATCATGACCAGGCCTCTTACAGATTTGACACTCAAGTCGAGTGTGTTCTGCTGGTTTCTCCACTTGTACCTTTTTGTGAAGAGTTGAATTTGGTGCAGGATATGACCTGATATCAGAATACCTTTGTGCTGATACATTGTATGGTCTAAATCCTTGAACAGGGCCCAAGCCAGAGGAGGTATTGATTTGTTTGAACTGCTgattttcttgttcatagttTGAGTCATTATTTTTGTAACTCATATTTCTTCCAGGATAACCAGAGTTCCTATATCTAGCATTAtatgttcttcctcttccataATCTCTTCCTCCACGATTATTTACTCTTGATCCTCTAAGAATAGCATTTTGTTGTATATATATTCTCTGTCAGCCTCTTCTTTATGTATAGCCTCAGTTTTCCTCTGGCCATAGTAAGCTAGGTTAGGTCTGAATTGATTTAAAGAATAATTTTGTAACCTGGCTTCGAATCTTTCTAAGTGTGAGATTACTTCATCATATTCTGGTTGAGGCTTCAAGCAATAGATtgtagttttaaaactttcatacTCAAATCCCAGTCCTTCTAGAATTCCAAATAGTTTTGTGATTTCATCAACTGGTTTCCCTATggcattcaattgatcacaTATTGACTTGTACTCCCTGAGATATGCCGATAATGTTTGTTCACGTTTCTGGCAAGCCTATAGTTTTCCTCTTAACTCGAACTCCTTAGCTACTGATTTTTTTGTGAACCGATTTAACAGAGTTTGCCAAACTTCATAAGCAGTGTTTAAACCAATTATCAGGCTGAGTATATTTTCTGATACTGCACCACTAATCCAAGAAGATACAAGTTGGTCTGTCTTTATCCAATCATTATAATCAGGATTAGGGATCTCAGAAATTTGACCTCCTTCTTCAACCTGTACTGTCTTTGCAAGTGGTGAAATTTCCCCATTCACAAAACCGAATAGATCTTGGCTTCTTAATAATCTATAGAATTGAGCTTGCCACAAGAGGAAATTATTCTCAGCTAATTTGATGGTAACGAAATTCGAGATATTAACATGAATAGGAAAAGGATATCTCAAACTTCTTGCTGCCATTCTATTCTTCCTGATCTCTGATCAACTCTAGTTGCAAACACAAATTCTACTGATTTGCAGTATGCTGCAACGAGAATATTGCTGATGAAGATTTAGATGTGAATGAAAAATACCAACTCACAGATCTTTGTTGGAAGATACAGATATCTTCAGAGATCAAAGAAGCTTCGAATCTAACTTCGATCTGGTGTAGATCTCACTATTTTGTACAGCATCAAGATGATTTCTTCAGGATGCAGCAGCTCGATACCATGAAGAAGTTTATGCGCAAAGAAGAAATTGGGATGAAGAATCTGAGAGAGATCTTGAGATGAAGAACTTCTGTATATTATGTTTTCATTGTATTACATTCAATCGAGAGTTAGCCTTTTATATACAAGGACTATCTCTGAAATCTGTTTTCAGGTATTGAATCGAGTTGAAGAAAGTTTAACAAACTGAAGCAAAACTGACAAACTTCCGAACTGAATTTCACTAGACTAACCGCCGAGACTAGCCAGGACTTGCAGCACTATACAAAGTATTCGAAACAGGTtctcttctcattcttctcagTAGCACGTACATACTctacttcctcttcttcatatgttttctctttattgCTTTTGTATATCTTGCTTCCCCTGTTCTTTGCTTCCCTTGTTCTTACTGGTATCAGTGATAGCATCAGTTGAGGAGCTTCTGTTATTCTTGCTTTTCTTAACATCGAGTACTCCTTCAGATCCATTTAGCTGAGAGCTAACATCGATCTAGGCTTAGTTTGACTTGATCCATTTGTCGCaaagaaaagatttaagacCTACACTGAAGGGCAAAAAGAGTTGATGGgattttcatcatcattgttgGCTTTTCAGGCTTTGCTAGCATAGCGGCTTTTTCACTACTTTGAAAATAACAGCTTGTTGTGAGTCATAAATTCTTGAAGGAGTAGATCCCACACTAATATGAATGCTGACCGCCCTAGCCCACAAATCGACGAGGGCTTGTAGTCTCTCCTCTAGTGAACCTTCGTTGGTGAcaatgaaaaagcaaaagaaaataaaaaatatgttacaattcaattttaaaaaaaattgtaaacattGTTCACGTTAATGGCAGCTGTGCCACGTATGATGACTAGTGTCAAGGTCAATGATTTTTCtaccaaaattggctagaaggAATATATTGGCCAATCGATAAAAAGTTTacaactaaattggtcaaattcaAAGGTTTACAACTAAATTAGCATCTGTTAATATATTTAGGACATCTTAGATAATTATCCTATAGAACTTGTTTGACGATTGAGCAAGCAAGAAATTCATGTTGAAGCTGAATTCCTAATCTGAGACAACTAaaaggcttctttttttttttacttattattttgAATCCTAATATTAATTATATGGCTTTTGCCCATTAGTGGGCGGAGGAATTTTTGGTCGTAACAATCAATTGTGCAGTGATTTTGTGAATTACGTCATGAAGAGTATGTGAGTGTTTTAATGCCAATATATTTTATGATAAGACATCTAAatcctttgtgagattgatAGAGTATTTTGTAAGAAATCATGAGGGTAAAATACTGCAAAAAAATTTTACGGTATAATTGGGGGCTGAAAAACATTGAAAGTGTTTAAAAGACTCGAGTATGCTTATAATTTTCATTGTATTGCCGTGATCAATAATGAAATCTTGTATTGCTTTCCACATGGAATAGATCACATCAATCGAACCATGTAATtcaatatttgatttattttcttgtttcatttactatttatttgatcacttattttttgcaaCAATTACATAGGCCTATTTAGTATGTGTATATGTTGGAAAAAATCACGCGGAAATGGAGCCACGAATGTGCCGATATTGCACGATATCAAAGCTATAAAATGCAATATTGTACGTTCAAGTGATCAATGAATAGGATACTTACGACATAAATAGGAACGAAAAAAATCTACCATGTACTATATATGTGCCACCGGATCCACGCGTGCAAACTTCTTGCCTTACCTCTTTGCTGTCTAAATGTTAACAAATTTCACCACACACATGCACTATCCTCTTCCCAatgtagattaaaaaaaaactgcattattgatttaaattattatataacaAAGTCGAGTAATTCAGACGTTAATTGGACGTAGTGCTGGATCTATAGGTCCGAAGACCATAAGGGACTAGCAGTGGCAGTCCGGAAACTTGGCGTCCTGCCTACACGCTCTATTGTTTGAAGAGGTTGAGCTTCCTCCCCTTACCCCCAATTCcagctagtttttttttttttttctttctctcgacTAGTTGTGTCAATTTCCTAAGCTTTTTTTCCTCcctaaaaaggaaagaaatattcTAATTTCTAGATCCTTGGCGATCGAACTCGGTCTGTTGAGGCCGGTTCCCACAAGGCCCGGTGCGCTTGGCCCGTTTGCAACCCGTCTTCTTCCCAAAAGCAACAAAGCTTAGTTTCTTCCAAGCCACCACTACACCCTTCCGACATAGCCCCACCATCTCCGGCCGACATCCCTCGTCGTCAAGCCCCTCGCCCCAATGATGAAGCCCCATTCAATATGTCTTCCCATAATTTCTTTGTCGCTCCGTGTGAGAGAGGCATTCCCAAATGAAAACCCACGCAGGCCCAAATTCCAGGTCAGCACGGCACGGACTGAAGAGCCGGTTCCGGGTCTGCAGGGGCCCATTTCGAATTTTGGGCTCAGGAGATACTTTGGGGCCCATCTCGTTCCTTCAAGAGCAAACCATTTTGACGGCCCTAGCTAGTAGCTATTACTAATACTTTCCCCTCGCACCAAAGAAGTCCCTTCTCCTTCCGTCGGGAGACTCTGGTAGGTTTCGAGAATCTTCTTGATTATCGTTGATTGCCCCATTGTTTTGAGGCGAATTTCGGTTTCTATTGAACAGGTGCTCTGTGATTGAGGGACGAGCGCTCGGGATTTGCCGATCATGGAGTCTCCTCCGTCGCTGGTCGTCGATATAGGTACCTATTAATTGCATAGATAATCATTAGATTATCACAAAGATATGTTGATTTAACGccttatttctcttttaatcTATCCGACTATATAAATTGAATAAGTCATCGAGATATACTGTTTGGGAAGGGGTTTGATCACGAAAGTATGTCAGATTTAACGCTTAATTGGATTTCCCTTTTAGTCTATAATTGGGAGTATATTTGTTACCACGTCTTCTTTGTTATGAAAGCTGTGGCGATTGTTCATGGACAGATGACCACCCTGCTGAATGTTCCCTTACTCACTTCATAGATGCAAGGGGTGCTTTCAAGATTCATGCATTAGAAAAATTCATCAGTGACGTGAGATTGGAGAAAATCACATCGTCCACAATTACAGAACCCAAGGAAGGTTTTGGAGCACATTCAGCACTGTCTCGTGGCATATTTTCGCAGACATTTATCCAAATCACAAGCAGCGATCGTGAAGGGTGAAGTAGAACAAAATCCCTCGGTTGATCAGGTACCTCGCCTAGAGAGAGTCAAGCATTCCTTCAGCTCTAACAGCATGCGGGTTCATGTTCGGCCTCTCGTTCGCAGTCACGACCACACACGACATTGCAGCCTCGACTAGTTAACAGCAGATGCCGCTCTGAACTGCCCGTGTTGCCTCTGATTTATGATGCTCTCTATATCCTATTGTTCGATGAGAGGCGATGCCGATTGGGTGACGTGAATGCTGCTCTTTCGGCTTCTCGTGGTGGTCAGGTGGCTAGTACTTTGGTGGTTGTGGGCGGCAAAGATTGTCAAAAGATGACTTTGGTTCATAAAACAGAGAGTATAACAAcgaaagaaattcatttttcctctgcTGCGTTATACAGGGGTTCACATGGATAGCTGAGCAAGGCTAGCTATCAACGTCTTGATAACTGTACAGTTTGTAACCTTGTAAAGAGGGGCCGAAGTGTGAAGTGAACTCTCCCATTCACTCATTTATTCACTAAGCTAGAAAAGCAACAACCCCAATATGTATCACTCGCAATTTAAAGTCACAAGCGCAGATTTTGCCCAAAAGTTTTCGAATCCGTTCAATCTAATAACCAACGACTTATACAAGGAAGATGGACATGATAACCTTATAGATGAAGTATGGTTAACGAGCACCTGGAGTGATATCAACGTCAATTGAGGTAATCTCAAGAGACTCAATTCTTCCTGAACCGATCTCTGCCGTCAAGCTTTCTTTTAGTTCTGACAAAACATGGTTCATGTCCGGCCTTTGGACTGCCATAATCGGCACACACGACATGGCTATTTCCACCGCTTTCCATGCAGAATTGATGCTGAATTGGCCATTTAACCTGGGATCGACAATGCTTTGGATGTCCCCTCTTTCTATGAGTGGAGTCACCCAGTGAAGTATGTTCATGCTGCTGCCCTCTGGACTTCTCATAATGGCCGGGCGTCCTGTGATTAGCTCAAATAAAACTACGCCGAAGCTGTACACGTCGCTCTTCTGGCTCAAGTTTCCAGATGTATAAAACCTGAGGATTCAAAAGGAATTGTTGCTTTGATTAGGACAATAATTGCCGAGACTGCCTTTACAAAAACGTACATACAAACGTGTATTCAACATAAACATGTACGAAAAAAATGTATGGGCCTGTCGCGCTGGTCTAAATAAGTACAGTTATTTTGCTTCCTAGGTGGAATGGTCTTTGTATTTAGAATTGGTGGTTCGAGTTGCTTACTCTGGATCAAGATAACCAAACGTTCCTGCTACGTGAGTTGAAATGTGAGAATCATGCTCTGTTGCAAATGCTTTCGATAATCCAAAATCAGCAATCTTTGCTTGCAtgttttcatttagtaaaataTTCGACGTCTTTAAATCTCTATGGACAATGGGAGGTCTACAACCATTATGCAGGTACTCCAAACCTGCaccaccaacaaaaaagaaaacttaatgAAGCGTACTGTGTTGCTTGACTTGTGGATATGTGAACAAAGATTTCATCAATCTACTTTATGTACCTTGAGCTGCATCGATTGCGATTTGTAGTCTCTGGCTCCAACTCAAAACATTCGGGCTTTGTGCTGCTTGAAAGTAGAGGATTAAGGAAGTATTCCAATCACAAAAGATATAAAATCCTGTTCTCCAACTTATTCATTTGCTGAGAAAGTTAATTTCATTTCCATTGTGCTATAAATGAATATGTCACTTGACCGATTAATCCAAAAGCCTGAACTATAAAAGAACAGAGTTGAGATAAAATGTAAATCGACACGTGTTGTCCTGTCATGTAGCGAGAGTCCAAGTGATGCTTTATCTGGTTAGAATTTGGAGAAGGAAATATGCGACAAACCTGACAAATGTCGTTGAACATTTCCATGGAACATGAATTCATAAATCAGTGCCATGTTTTCAAATTCTTCGCAATATCCGATAAGTGAAACTAGATTTCTATGGTGAACAACCATCAGGAGTTGCACCTGCACATCGAGGTTTCAGAGCTTGTCATGAGTAGAACACCCAAAAAATCGAAGACATGACATTGATTCTAGTTGCAGTAATGTTTCGAACCTCTGCATGAAACTCCTTGTAGCCTTGCTTTGATGATCGAGATAACAATTTTACCGCGACTTTAGTGCCATTGTCAAGTCTGCCCAAGTAAACTTTCCCAAATCCTCCCTCTCCGATTATTGTTCCAAAGTTATCAGTAATTCTTGTAATCTCAGTGGATgtaaaaagttgattttttgacAACCTCAATGTCCCAGTAGATTCTCCTCTGGTAGAGTTTGTAgctgtagtagtagtagtaacATCTGGagaaatgaaaagcaaattatATAACCTTAACAGAGTTAAGCGGATTGTGACCGTCGGTCTGATATCATATGCCTTAAGTGCAAATAGAATCTTCTTGAAGAAGTATGTAATGACTTAAATAAAGAAGAGACCATGTTATGAAAAATGAACCAGAAAGAGCGAAGCGAGTTACCTCAACCAAATGAGGAATTATTCGTGCCTTTATCTACACGAGATGTGGGTACGCGTTGACGCGATTATGATACTATCAACAAATAATGCGTGCATAGGTTTTTTAACGTGAAACAGTGATGCACAGAAGCAAGATTCATGTTCACTTTTTCCGGGCCCGATTGTCGAAAGGGCCATGAGCAATTGGACCAGTTAAACCAGTTTGGGGTTGAAAACCCAACCCGGATTGAGAAAATCACATGTAAAACTTTTGATTTCTCTTGTCTATGCAATACACAAGAGAGTTACTTTGGATTTGTCTTCTTTTGATTATCCACAATACTGCAAGAGCTCCCACTAAAATCAAGACCAGAGCGGCTGCAACTGATGCAATGATTGGAGCAATAGAGATGCCCTTTTTCTTCGGCTGCACATTGCTGGTCTGACAGTTGTCTGATTGGCAAAGATTTGGATTTCCATCTAAGCTGTCGAAAAACGTCGATGGTACATGTCAATGCCAAAAGATTAGCACATGAATTCTTGGATATCCGACCGTGCATATATTACATACATAAGTTGATCAAAGAGAAAACTACAAGAGCAGTTATCACTTTTATTCTGTTCATTCTTCAGTGTGATCAGCAACATACGGAAAGAGGAAGCAGATTGTATAGATAATAATCAGTGATTAAATGAAGTGTTACGATAGCGTGGCAATGAGCGAACCTAAGTAGTAACGATCCATCTGTCGTCTTCTTCAAGAGAGTTTGAGGAACAGAGCCATTCAAGTTGTTTCCACTTAAATTCCTGCAAATATCCATGATTAGAAGTTGATAGCCATTTACTCGAGCTAGATGACCGCCCATAATCTTTCCGTTAAAAGCTCAGTGACTCACAGAACTTTCAAGTTCGGCATTTGTGCTAAAAAGTCTGGCACGGACCCAGTTAATGAATTGTTGGATAAATCCCTGAATTTAAGCCAAAAAAGTGCTAAGAAACTTCATATGCATGTACTTATTGAAATGCATAAAACAGGGTCAGGTAGATAATGAACATCATGCTAATGATAAAGAAGCGTGTCGCTTTTTTTGGGCTTAGTGTCGTCCATTCTCTTTCtgttcaaattaaataaaatggagaaaaaaaaaactgctaaTGCATACAGGGATGCAACTGCTGTCAAATTGGAGATCGATGTAGCTATCAGTCCTTTCAGTCCACTAGAGCTCAGGTTCCTGCACATCAGCAGCTATCTCGATTAGAGTAAAATCCCAccgcttatttatttatttttttccggtaaaaaaaaaacttttaacaTGGAAGGCATCAATTTAGAGacttaattttcaaaatcttccttTCTTCGCATTATGTATTACCAATCTGTACTATAGTTATTGTCAAGTAAACTTATCTTTCGAGACTTGTGCGGTTCCAATGCAGCATTGTGTCACAGAAAATATGTTTTTGTAGACTTACAATGAGATGATTCTTGGAGAACTATTAGAACTACAATTCAGATCATTCCATGAGTACTGTGTAGGAATGCATGGATCACCCTGCCAGCTTGCTCTAATCACCCCCATATGTTTTCTTGATGTCATACATGGCATTGACTAAACCACCAAATAAAGAGTTACGATCATAAGGAAATCAGAGAGCATTCAAGCAAAAACTTAGGTGAGAGCATAGATATATACATACGGTCATCAAGAAAAGTCGGTGAATTTGGAAGCTGCATCGTAGTGAAAAACTCGATGGCATTGAGGAGCGGTGGCAGGCTAGAGTGGGCTGTCGCATTAATAGTGAAGCTCAAATTATGTTCACTTATGGGCAATGAAGCTATGGTCATTGGCTTTAGGTTCTTGAGCATGATAGTTTTCACGAATGTGTCTTGTACGTACACTGTGAGTTCTCTGAATTGATCCTTTTGCATTTGCAATTCCACAAAGTGGAAGTATATATACCAGACAATAGTGGAGTCGTTTGAGGTCCAAAACAAACTCAGAGGATCAGTGACATTTTGTGCTTGTATGGCGGACATCAAAACTTCAGGCGGAACCTTATAGGCATCATTGCTTGTACTTGTCGCAATGGCCGTCGTGTTGCTGACTGACGACAAACCTCCGCTATAAGTCTCATTGTTCCAGATGCGATCACATACATCTTCTGGATGCCTATTAATGCCGACGCAAAAATAATCATAACAATAAGTGCAAGATGATGAACAAGCCGACACAAATTGGTTTGGGAATAATAGCACGTTTTCTATTGTTCATGCTTTGCATAATGTGAAATCACATGTTTAG
This region of Eucalyptus grandis isolate ANBG69807.140 chromosome 8, ASM1654582v1, whole genome shotgun sequence genomic DNA includes:
- the LOC104424062 gene encoding LOW QUALITY PROTEIN: probable LRR receptor-like serine/threonine-protein kinase At4g29180 (The sequence of the model RefSeq protein was modified relative to this genomic sequence to represent the inferred CDS: deleted 1 base in 1 codon) encodes the protein MQVSTQVIYQNNLQQSKNLRIFPNGKRNCYTLMPDKGKGNPYLVRASFWYGNYDGKNQTPAFDLHIDVNYWNTVNSSSCISKEIFYTPPRDYIQVCLVNTGSGVPFISALELRLMNNSTYQINSGALSVNDMHPEDVCDRIWNNETYSGGLSSVSNTTAIATSTSNDAYKVPPEVLMSAIQAQNVTDPLSLFWTSNDSTIVWYIYFHFVELQMQKDQFRELTVYVQDTFVKTIMLKNLKPMTIASLPISEHNLSFTINATAHSSLPPLLNAIEFFTTMQLPNSPTFLDDLNAMYDIKKTYGGIRASWQGDPCIPTQYSWNDLNCSSNSSPRIISLNLSSSGLKGLIATSISNLTAVASLDLSNNSLTGSVPDFLAQMPNLKVLNLSGNNLNGSVPQTLLKKTTDGSLLLSLDGNPNLCQSDNCQTSNVQPKKKGISIAPIIASVAAALVLILVGALAVLWIIKRRQIQNVTTTTTATNSTRGESTGTLRLSKNQLFTSTEITRITDNFGTIIGEGGFGKVYLGRLDNGTKVAVKLLSRSSKQGYKEFHAEVQLLMVVHHRNLVSLIGYCEEFENMALIYEFMFHGNVQRHLSAAQSPNVLSWSQRLQIAIDAAQGLEYLHNGCRPPIVHRDLKTSNILLNENMQAKIADFGLSKAFATEHDSHISTHVAGTFGYLDPEFYTSGNLSQKSDVYSFGVVLFELITGRPAIMRSPEGSSMNILHWVTPLIERGDIQSIVDPRLNGQFSINSAWKAVEIAMSCVPIMAVQRPDMNHVLSELKESLTAEIGSGRIESLEITSIDVDITPGAR